GGCTAATTCTGTTTTTCCAACACCTGATGGACCATAGTAAAGCATTACGGTCGGTTTATTATTTTCTAAGGAAGTATGTTTATATAAATCTATGCTCATTTGTTTTTTAGCGTCTGTTTGACCTATTATTTTAGAACCAGCCATCTGCTCTTTATAAAAATTTATTACATCATCTTTTTTTAATGTTGTATATTCATAGTTTATTTCTATTATTTCAGAATCGTGAAAACTATTTAGTGATTGAAATACTCTTTTTGGAGGATTCTGAATATAGATTTTCTTAATATTTCTACCTAAAGTAACGATATTTATAAAATTAGTAATAACATGAGTTGTTACAGAAGCAAAGTCGTTTGAAAATATCACAAGATTTTCTATCTCAGTATCAAAAATACCGTCAACATCATGAGTTCCAAATGTATCACTTGCTCGCACTATGATATTGTATTCTCTGATTAATTCCATGAAGCGGTGATATTCTTTAACTTCAGAATTAATATATTCATTAAATCCACAAAGCGGTCCCGTATAAACATGAATTTCCATTTATTTCACTCCTGCAAGAATAACATCATACACTTGATATTTATCTTCTTTAGTTGCTTCTGATCTAATTCCCTTAAACTTTCCAATTCCACTAGGTTTGGCACCTTGATTTAGATCAAACTCTTTATCGTAATTTAGATTTTCTTTGCTTATTTCACCAACAAGTACTGAGTAGAGTGTTAAATTCATAAATTTTAAATCTTGTATTCTATAGTTATTTTTAAAAGATTCTATATTAAATCTAAAAACTCTGTTTTCATTCCCTCTTGTTCCTATTAATTCAAAATAGCCTTTAATACTTCTAATCGCTTCATTCATTTTTGAAACATCAAATGATAGCTCCTCCTCGTCTAGATGTTTAGATCCTTCAAACATACTTGCTATGGGGGTAATAGTCGCGAAATATGTCATCGTATCTTGTTGAATATTTAGTTTAAACCCCTCTGAAATATCAATAATAGTTTTTTTCTTTCTAAACTCTACTGTATCCAAAAAATCATATATTAATGTATTCTCTAAAATTGTTTTGGCTACTCGCTCTCCAGTTATATTTCCATTTATACCTGCACTAGCCGAAGCACTCGCTGACATCCCAAGTAAAGAATCAAAAATTTGTTTTACAGCGCTTTGCTTACCAAATTCCATGTTCACTTTAGATTCACCACTTGCACTACCTTTTTCATCATGCATCAACTGAACTGTTTTAGTAAGGTTACCTTTCTTCTCTATCTGTAATAAATCCATTGCTGATAGTTCATCAAAATAAATTATTTTTTTGATAGTATTTGTCAATATATCCTCTCCTTAATCTAATACTTCAAAATCTGGTAATTTATCTATTAATCCAAGAGTTTTCATACTTACAGTAATAACTGATAAAAGCAGATTTAAAATGTAATTCGGATCTTCACTAAATTCATTAGGATCATCTAATATTCCAGATTTCTTGTCGATGCTTACGTTGTACTGATCTATAATCCATTCAATAGCAGGCTTGCCATTCACAATATAATTATATACTTTATTTGGAATGTTAGTAACTGTAATATCGGTATTGTATATTACTGTATCCAACACGCCCTTTTTAGGGTGCTTCATTTTTCAACTTTATAATTCGGATTCATATTATTATAAATTATTTCTACACCATCCCAATTGAGTTGTTTTTCATAATTTAAATGTAATTCCACTAACTCCCTACCAATTTCAACAAATCCATATACATCCTTTAATATCGGTATTCGCGGAAAACCTTTACTCAAATCACTTGAATATTTGTTCACATAATATTTATGATGCAAAATTGCATATATATAATATACTATCTCTTCTGAATTAAGATTTATTTTCTTTTTAAAAGAATTAGAAATATTATCTACAAGCCTCAAACTATCTTTACCTTTGTATGTAGCAAAGCCTTTGCCATTACCAATAAATTGGAAATTAGGTAATATGTCCGTGATCATAGCCGAGAATTCTTTATTCATTCCCTGTCCTTGTATATAAATCACCTGTCCAGTATTCTCCATTATATTATAATATCTACTTGGCATTTCCATAATATTTTTGTCGTACACTATCCATTTTTTTGTAAATGGTCTATGCATAAATTTAACAATTCTCTCTGGATTAATTGAAATATTTTTTCCTTTAGAAAATTTTTGGGTAAGTCCTCGTGTCCAACTAATAAATGTTTCATCTTTGTTCACTAAATTTATACGTTCTCTTGAATCTAAGATATCAATTAATCTATCTATTTCAGAATTATAGTTATCTACAAGTAATTTTGCATTTACTAATGCTTTTTCATTCGAAAAATTTGTTACCCAATTATCTCTTGCTGAATTTACTCCATTAAATTGATCTAAATATATAGAATTTTCAATATCCTTGGAATCATACATTGGTAAATAATTCTCATAGTTTATGTCTCGTTGATTAATCCAATCATTGTTTTTATCGGGTAAAACATTCAAACTTTTCAAATTCACAATTGATTGATGTTTCATTAAAGTATCTAATTTTTGCTCTCTAGTTAAATATTCACCAATGTCATTATAATAGATATCGTGATTGTAACTTCCATCTTTAACTAAAATAGATATAGCTATCGGTGCTCTACTTCCTGATCCAAATATTTTTCCACCTTCTTTTCTTGATTTTTCACCCTGTGTTCGTTGGTCGCCTCTCAAATTAATTATGTACAGATAGTTAAATTCATCGTATAAAACTTTTCTAAATCCATCAGTGCTTTGACTATCAATAAATGATCCATTTGTTACAAATCCTATAATACCTTTTTTCCAACTCTATCAGTTGCCCATCGAAAAGCCTGTATATACGAATCATATAATGATTTTTTTAAATTTGCTGTTGAAAAATTTGCATAGGTATTTGCTATTTTTGCATTTAATTTTTCATATTCATTTTTTTATTATCATTATTTACACTAGATTGACCAGCAGAATACGGTGTATTTCCAATTATGACAGTAATATTTTCTTTTTGTTGTTTTTTTAACCTTTTATCGTTTAGAGTAAAGTATTCAAATCACTTCACTTCCAAAAAAATAACAGAATATCAACTATTTATTGTTCTCCACATTTCATGGTTCTTCATCTTTTATGGTGGGAAGGTAAAAATTCATTTATATTCTACACATTCCATATTCGCCGCAAAAACGCAAAAAAACACCTCGACATAATATCGAGGTGTTTTGTATATATCGTCCGACAATTAACGTTTTGAGAATTGAGGTGAACGACGAGCTGCTTTAAGACCTGGTTTTTTACGTTCTTTCATACGTGGGTCACGAGTAAGTAATCCAGCGCGTTTTAAAGAACCTCTGTATTCAGGATCTGCTTCTAATAATGCACGAGCGATTCCGTGACGGATAGCTTGAGCTTGTCCAGTGAAACCACCACCATGAACGTTAACTAAAACATCATAGTTACCTTTAGTTTCAGTTACATCAAATGGTTGGTTTAAGTCTAAAATTAATGATTCGAATGGTAAGTATTCGCGTACGTCACGGTTATTAACTGTGATGTTACCTTCACCTGGTACTAAACGTACACGTGCTACTGAGTTTTTACGACGGCCTGTGCCTCTATATTCAACTTGTGCCAAAGTCATTTCCTCCTTCTAATTAACCACGTAATTCGTAGTTTTCTGGTTGTTGTGCAGCGTGTGGATGTTCAGCGCCACCATATACAAATAATTTTTTACCTTGTTTTTCGCCTAAACGAGTGCTTGGTAACATACCTTTAATTGAGTTTTCAATTAAACGTTCTGGGTTAGTTCTTCTTAATTCACCAGCAGTGATTGATTTGATACCACCTGGGTGATTTGAGTGACGGTAGTAAACTTTGTCAGTTTCTTTGTTACCAGTAAATTCGATTTTTGATGCATTAATAACGATTACATAATCACCAGTATCAACGTGTGGTGTGTAAGTTACTTTATTTTTACCGCGTAAGATAGATGCTACTTCTGATGATAAACGACCTAATGTTTGGCCTTCAGCATCGATAACATACCATTTGCGCTCAATGTTTGATTCATTTGCCATAAATGTTTGACGCATAATAATTGTCCTCCTAAAAAATAAATGCTTCTATTCAAGCTATAAACAGTTTCATAACCTAATAGATGATTTCATTTGTTTCATTTTTAAAACGTTTAATTTCATTTATTTTGTTAACTGTTGTTCGTTTCTGCTTATATATCTTGTAACACAATAAGTTTCCGGGGCTTATCGTGGGGTGGATATAAAACAATACCGTTAATAATCTTATAATTTCACAAGCTTTTTGTCAATGGCAATCAGTCATTTTGTAATGATTTTTTACGATGTATTTTGATATCGTTACCAAAGTCTTTTAATAACTCATTTTCATCTAAATAAATTTTCTCTAAATATAATCCTTCAGCCGGTGCAGTGAAAGGTACATTCTTACGATTCTTTGATTCAAGAAGTTTTGGTACATCAGATACTTCATGTCGCCCTTTTCCAACTTCTATTAAAAATGCAACTAAGACACGCACCATGTTATATAAAAATCCAGATCCAGTGACAATATAATCAAAGCCATCATCTGTCTTTACGATTTCACTTTGGTATAATGTTCTAACTTTGCTTTCTACTTCAGTTTTTTGCGAACAAAATCCCGTAAAATCATGTGTACCTATGAATTGTTGCGCCGCTCTGTTCATTTTACCTAAATCCAACGTTTCAGGAATAAATGTTTTCAAACCACTTTGAAATGGATCGCGGTGTTGTGCTTGATATACTTTGTAGCGATAACGTTTACCTACACAATCATAACGACAATGAAAATCGTCATCGACTGTAACTACATTGTTGACATAAATATCATCAGGTAACGTTCGGTTCATTGCATATTGCCATTGTGACATAGGTATATTCAGCTCTGTGTCGAAATGAAAGTATTGCTGTATCGCATGTACACCTCTATCAGTCCTACTTGAAGGATGGATTCTCACATGTCTTTTATGCATGCGTTGTAATAGCTTTTCAAATTGTTGCTGTACCGTTCGACCATTTTGTTGAATTTGAAAACCTAGAAAATTATTTCCTTGATACGCAATTTCTACTAATATACGCATGAATTTACACTCCTGAATATTTTAATACGAATAAAATAATTGCAATTGGGATAATCATGGTTAAAGATATCGTATCTCTCAATTGCCATTTAAGCTGTCTGTAGCTCGTTCTCTTAACATTGGCATCATAACCCCTAACTTCCATTGCGACCGCTAATTCTTCGGCGCGTTGGAAAGCTGAGATGAATAGTGGCACTAGTAATGGAATAAATGATTTAATACGTGTTGCAATGTTCCCTGAACTTATTTCAGAACCACGCGACTTTTGCGCCAAAATGATTTTATCTAACTCA
The genomic region above belongs to Staphylococcus aureus and contains:
- the truA gene encoding tRNA pseudouridine(38-40) synthase TruA, whose amino-acid sequence is MRILVEIAYQGNNFLGFQIQQNGRTVQQQFEKLLQRMHKRHVRIHPSSRTDRGVHAIQQYFHFDTELNIPMSQWQYAMNRTLPDDIYVNNVVTVDDDFHCRYDCVGKRYRYKVYQAQHRDPFQSGLKTFIPETLDLGKMNRAAQQFIGTHDFTGFCSQKTEVESKVRTLYQSEIVKTDDGFDYIVTGSGFLYNMVRVLVAFLIEVGKGRHEVSDVPKLLESKNRKNVPFTAPAEGLYLEKIYLDENELLKDFGNDIKIHRKKSLQND
- the rplM gene encoding 50S ribosomal protein L13 — translated: MRQTFMANESNIERKWYVIDAEGQTLGRLSSEVASILRGKNKVTYTPHVDTGDYVIVINASKIEFTGNKETDKVYYRHSNHPGGIKSITAGELRRTNPERLIENSIKGMLPSTRLGEKQGKKLFVYGGAEHPHAAQQPENYELRG
- the rpsI gene encoding 30S ribosomal protein S9 encodes the protein MAQVEYRGTGRRKNSVARVRLVPGEGNITVNNRDVREYLPFESLILDLNQPFDVTETKGNYDVLVNVHGGGFTGQAQAIRHGIARALLEADPEYRGSLKRAGLLTRDPRMKERKKPGLKAARRSPQFSKR
- a CDS encoding DUF6414 family protein — translated: MDLLQIEKKGNLTKTVQLMHDEKGSASGESKVNMEFGKQSAVKQIFDSLLGMSASASASAGINGNITGERVAKTILENTLIYDFLDTVEFRKKKTIIDISEGFKLNIQQDTMTYFATITPIASMFEGSKHLDEEELSFDVSKMNEAIRSIKGYFELIGTRGNENRVFRFNIESFKNNYRIQDLKFMNLTLYSVLVGEISKENLNYDKEFDLNQGAKPSGIGKFKGIRSEATKEDKYQVYDVILAGVK